A part of Citrifermentans bremense genomic DNA contains:
- the mreD gene encoding rod shape-determining protein MreD — MIAYFKITGIVLAACLLQMTLLPRYLLDPFQPNLIIILVVYLGLKAPHRLAGLAAFALGLLQDSFSGMYLGLHAFSYLCIYLLLSELADRLYTDNRALFVLVVIAATLFSAALNLLMLTIFSVSQGVYASLLPALIPQALINALIASLFSGVRLPVEEAR; from the coding sequence TTGATAGCCTACTTTAAAATAACCGGGATCGTCCTGGCCGCCTGCCTGCTCCAGATGACGCTCCTTCCCAGGTACCTTCTGGATCCCTTCCAGCCCAACCTGATCATCATCCTCGTGGTCTACCTGGGGCTCAAGGCGCCACACCGCCTGGCTGGGCTTGCCGCCTTCGCGCTTGGACTGCTCCAGGACAGCTTCAGCGGCATGTACCTCGGGCTGCACGCCTTCTCCTATCTCTGCATCTATCTCCTTTTGTCCGAACTGGCCGACAGGCTGTACACCGACAACCGGGCGCTCTTCGTGCTGGTGGTTATTGCTGCCACCCTGTTCAGCGCCGCCTTGAACCTGCTCATGCTTACCATATTTTCAGTATCGCAAGGGGTTTACGCTTCTCTGCTGCCGGCCCTGATACCCCAGGCGCTGATCAACGCGCTGATCGCCTCGCTGTTTTCCGGCGTGAGGCTTCCGGTGGAGGAGGCGCGATGA
- the mreC gene encoding rod shape-determining protein MreC — protein MKNFLIRYRRFLLTAAILLAAFLTYALNLRNKEHANPVERAVMTLTAPIAGSAAFLSGGVGDIWNNYIDLIEVRRENVELRRSVKRLNERIVANNEAIAENLRLKAMLDLKQSVAIPSIAVSVIGEDSSAWFKTLVVNRGSDDGLVEGMPVVAAGGVVGRVIKVAPQSSRVLLLTDHASAIAAVVQRSRARGIVRGAGGGRCSLEFTVKDEDVKVGDTVISSGVGGVFPKGLPIGEVTMVKKGEYGVFQTIEVRPTVNIGRLEEMLVLVRQQQQ, from the coding sequence ATGAAAAACTTTCTAATCCGCTACAGGCGCTTCCTTTTGACCGCTGCCATCCTTTTGGCTGCGTTTTTGACCTACGCGCTGAACCTGAGGAACAAGGAGCACGCGAACCCGGTGGAGCGGGCCGTTATGACGCTGACCGCTCCCATCGCCGGCTCTGCTGCCTTTTTGAGCGGCGGGGTGGGGGATATCTGGAACAACTACATCGATCTCATCGAGGTAAGGCGCGAGAACGTAGAGTTGAGAAGAAGCGTCAAACGGCTGAACGAGAGGATAGTCGCCAACAACGAGGCGATCGCGGAAAACCTGAGGCTGAAGGCCATGCTCGATTTAAAGCAGAGCGTCGCCATCCCCTCCATCGCGGTCTCCGTGATCGGCGAGGACAGCTCGGCCTGGTTCAAGACGCTGGTGGTGAATCGCGGCAGCGATGACGGCCTGGTGGAGGGGATGCCGGTGGTGGCCGCAGGCGGCGTCGTCGGCCGTGTGATCAAGGTCGCGCCCCAGAGCTCCCGCGTGCTGCTGCTCACCGACCATGCCAGCGCCATCGCCGCCGTGGTCCAGCGCTCGCGGGCCAGAGGGATCGTGCGCGGCGCGGGCGGGGGGCGCTGCTCGCTGGAATTCACGGTGAAGGACGAGGACGTGAAAGTAGGCGACACGGTGATCAGCTCCGGCGTCGGCGGCGTCTTTCCCAAGGGGCTCCCCATCGGGGAGGTCACCATGGTCAAGAAAGGGGAGTACGGCGTCTTCCAGACCATCGAAGTCCGCCCCACGGTCAACATCGGGAGGCTGGAAGAGATGCTGGTGCTGGTACGCCAGCAACAACAATAG
- a CDS encoding dTDP-4-dehydrorhamnose 3,5-epimerase family protein: protein MNGITSFTKGRIHDVVLRPLGKFLDERGWLCELFRSDELDQQVLPAMAYISMTQPGITRGPHEHVDQTDYFCFMGPSNFKVYLWDMRPDSPSCGVRQIIYAGIDAPMAMIVPPGVVHAYRNVGTEHGIVFNAPNRLYAGDGKREPVDEVRYEEVAGSPYLID from the coding sequence GTGAACGGCATAACCAGTTTCACCAAAGGGCGCATCCACGACGTGGTGCTGAGGCCGCTGGGTAAGTTCCTGGACGAACGGGGGTGGCTCTGCGAGCTTTTCCGCAGCGACGAGCTGGACCAGCAGGTGCTCCCGGCCATGGCCTACATCTCCATGACCCAGCCGGGGATTACCCGCGGGCCGCACGAGCACGTCGACCAGACAGACTACTTCTGCTTCATGGGGCCTTCTAACTTCAAGGTCTACCTCTGGGACATGCGCCCCGATTCCCCGAGCTGCGGGGTCAGGCAGATCATCTACGCCGGCATCGATGCTCCGATGGCCATGATAGTTCCGCCGGGAGTGGTGCATGCCTATCGCAACGTCGGGACCGAGCACGGCATCGTCTTCAACGCCCCCAACCGGCTCTACGCCGGAGACGGGAAGCGCGAGCCGGTGGACGAGGTCCGCTACGAGGAAGTAGCCGGGTCGCCGTACCTGATCGATTAG
- the rfbA gene encoding glucose-1-phosphate thymidylyltransferase RfbA, with protein MPQGIKKGILLAGGAGSRLYPLTLVASKQLQPVYDKPMIYYPLATLMMAGIADVLIISTPQDTPRFQALLGDGSRWGIRLSYAVQPEPNGIAQAFVIGEEFIAGEPVCLILGDNIFYGKMELDRLIAGFDGGARIFGYYVQDPERYGVVEFDHDDRVLSIEEKPAFPKSNYAVPGLYLYDGKVSQIAKGLKPSARGELEITDVNMEYLKRGELSVQRLGRGIAWLDTGTHQSLLEASHFIGTLEARQGLKIGCLEEIALRMGYLDCAAMAKVIEATPNSSYREYLLRVYNETTLCGGGEKA; from the coding sequence ATGCCACAAGGAATCAAGAAGGGGATTCTCCTTGCCGGAGGCGCGGGGAGCAGGCTTTACCCCCTGACCCTGGTAGCCAGCAAGCAGCTGCAGCCGGTCTACGACAAGCCGATGATCTACTACCCGCTGGCGACGCTGATGATGGCGGGGATCGCTGACGTGCTGATCATCTCCACCCCGCAGGACACCCCCCGCTTCCAGGCTCTTCTGGGCGATGGCTCGCGCTGGGGGATCCGTCTTTCCTATGCGGTGCAGCCCGAGCCCAACGGCATCGCGCAGGCGTTTGTCATCGGGGAAGAATTTATCGCGGGCGAACCGGTCTGCCTGATCCTTGGGGACAACATCTTCTACGGCAAGATGGAGCTGGACCGCCTGATCGCCGGTTTCGACGGCGGCGCCAGGATCTTCGGTTACTACGTGCAGGACCCCGAACGCTACGGCGTGGTCGAGTTCGACCACGACGACCGGGTGCTCAGCATCGAGGAGAAGCCGGCGTTTCCCAAGTCGAACTACGCGGTGCCGGGGCTGTACCTCTACGACGGCAAGGTGTCGCAGATCGCCAAGGGGCTGAAACCCTCGGCGCGGGGGGAGCTGGAGATCACCGACGTCAACATGGAATACCTGAAGCGGGGCGAACTTTCTGTGCAAAGGCTCGGGCGAGGCATCGCCTGGCTCGATACCGGCACCCACCAAAGCCTGCTCGAGGCATCCCATTTCATCGGAACCCTGGAGGCGCGGCAGGGGCTCAAGATCGGCTGCCTTGAGGAGATCGCGCTCCGTATGGGGTACCTGGACTGCGCTGCCATGGCCAAGGTCATCGAAGCCACTCCGAACTCCTCTTACCGCGAATACTTGCTGCGAGTCTACAACGAGACCACGCTCTGCGGGGGAGGGGAGAAGGCGTGA
- the sfsA gene encoding DNA/RNA nuclease SfsA, whose protein sequence is MKLPQPLFQGTLIRRYQRFLADVELEDGTVVTAHTPNTGSMMGCACAGNRVLLSKSASLTRKYPHSWELVQADGVWIGINTQLPNLLAKEAILDGTIAELSGYQQIRSEVPYGTGSRIDLLLSGERGLCYVETKNVTLVKDGVALFPDAVSERGQKHLRELMKMVRQGHRAVNLFIVQRGDGSALAPADAIDPVYGRLLREAAQKGVELLAYRAEVTRTEVRLERSLPVVL, encoded by the coding sequence ATGAAACTGCCGCAGCCGCTTTTCCAGGGGACCCTGATACGGCGCTACCAGCGCTTTCTGGCGGACGTCGAGCTGGAGGACGGAACAGTGGTCACCGCCCACACCCCCAACACCGGGAGCATGATGGGGTGCGCCTGCGCCGGCAACCGTGTCCTCCTTTCCAAAAGCGCGAGCCTCACCAGGAAATACCCTCACAGCTGGGAACTGGTGCAGGCCGACGGCGTCTGGATCGGCATCAACACCCAGCTCCCAAACCTGCTCGCCAAAGAGGCGATCCTCGACGGCACCATCGCCGAGCTCTCCGGATACCAGCAGATCCGCAGCGAGGTCCCCTACGGCACCGGGAGCCGTATCGACCTTCTGCTCTCCGGGGAGCGGGGGCTTTGCTACGTGGAAACCAAGAACGTCACCCTGGTAAAGGACGGGGTCGCCCTCTTCCCCGACGCGGTCAGCGAAAGGGGGCAAAAGCACCTGCGGGAGCTGATGAAGATGGTGCGCCAGGGACACAGGGCGGTGAACCTCTTCATCGTGCAGCGCGGCGACGGCTCGGCCCTTGCCCCGGCCGACGCCATCGACCCCGTCTACGGCAGGCTCTTGAGGGAAGCGGCACAAAAGGGGGTGGAACTCCTCGCTTACCGCGCCGAGGTGACCCGGACCGAGGTACGCCTGGAACGCTCGCTGCCGGTTGTACTCTAA
- a CDS encoding ATP-binding protein translates to MIIKPSKTLYLSIESKLSDVALVGHAVRGVCACSPLKEEAYGEMEVCVVEALNNAITHAYRRQEGFRVDTAITLHHDRISFAVSDSGKAIEQYAPRSLEFDPEVIGSIPENGMGLFIIETIMDEVSYSSKNGSNTLSFCRYFTQPQA, encoded by the coding sequence GTGATAATCAAACCGAGCAAGACCCTATACCTCAGCATCGAGAGCAAGCTCTCCGACGTGGCCCTGGTGGGACACGCGGTGCGCGGCGTCTGCGCCTGCTCCCCACTTAAGGAAGAAGCCTACGGCGAGATGGAGGTCTGCGTCGTCGAGGCCCTCAACAACGCCATCACCCACGCCTACCGAAGGCAGGAGGGGTTCCGGGTCGACACGGCCATCACCCTGCACCACGACCGCATCTCATTCGCCGTCTCCGACAGCGGAAAGGCGATAGAGCAGTACGCCCCCAGGAGCCTTGAATTCGACCCCGAGGTGATCGGGTCCATCCCCGAGAATGGCATGGGGCTCTTCATCATCGAGACCATCATGGACGAGGTGAGCTACAGCTCAAAAAACGGCAGTAACACTCTCTCCTTCTGCAGGTACTTCACCCAGCCCCAGGCCTAG
- a CDS encoding DEAD/DEAH box helicase, whose product MEIMSNPLLRHLFQMPASGIYALADKVHLFNGFELCKRRPVTRVTWSEDGTVLTVEISDAGSCLVTLTLLQGDFSSTCNCGAWSPGGRCPHLVASLATLKKALAPASFPMLQLPQDYLEQIRNQLLVVPAPISDDLRYPQSGEARYALVLDLELGSPRLRLTQDLAPAALFDAALPPSIREFLRLMQSSALRGRCIEEFLTRFRGRFPVLFDSPEGMVPLRYDPSTQRALLLQLDLDGEELAASLSLEDGSAPDPGSFVHEGYYFDLGRRLVQRVDDAGLVFYRSLYARVESASGGAPCRDDKGFRFPARLFNPLQFDLGEPRQGKGGVAFSVAGTPVIPRLVQPRYRLDIRELAEQAPIAAEGVADGLVFGLAPVAFRFFSAQGRASLPQTLKAKKRVISVIKACFNALSAGSPAERERVVRQALDTPEFFKRGVRSEARSAVSSFCEAALTQGVMLQLSQQGEWLAVEVEGRLQARLLQIACDFFGCEIFWQAEHPGEMTLERKELIKGLSRFCDALAGEGFSLSIGGEELQTVSWSFTLDATRSTIDWFELRPEISCDGETVDDAELVRALQGGGIFRRGNQMLILDELSSSTLSLFGAATKREVVRVPRLQILDWITLRRSGVRVLLSAEDERIFESLNRFESVPRRPAPARLLATLRNYQLEGYSWLAFLYEHRFGACLADDMGLGKTIQAIALLAGIAEGEIPCELAQGTPHLVVVPPTLIFNWESELMRFYPALKVGVYRGQGRSADFSGLDLVLTSYGVVQRDIEQLKEIPFNVIVFDEAQSVKNIHAETTGAVRRLTGRFKLTLTGTPVENHLGEYFSVMDLALPGLLGPYEQFRKEMGREGGEFMEKLVRRTHPFILRRSKDMIADELPPKVETDIYLEMSPRQKALYARTVAQVRETVAQAYSSRSPGQARIIALTAILKLRQICLSSKLILPQAADRSPKIDFLVDQLQELFAEGHSVLVFSQFTSFLDIVEQGLSQHGIGFSRLDGSTPVARRKDMVQRFQESPEPGVFLLSLKAGGRGLNLTRASYVFHLDPWWNPAVESQASDRAHRIGQQRQVTITRLLMRHSIEEKMMELKKRKLKLYRALLEEAEHEGGNAISREDFEYLLG is encoded by the coding sequence ATGGAAATAATGTCGAACCCCCTGCTGCGGCATCTTTTCCAGATGCCCGCCTCAGGCATATACGCACTCGCCGACAAGGTGCACCTCTTCAACGGCTTCGAGCTCTGCAAGAGGAGGCCGGTCACCCGGGTCACCTGGAGCGAGGACGGCACCGTGCTCACCGTCGAGATCTCAGATGCCGGGAGCTGCCTGGTAACGTTGACCCTGCTCCAGGGGGACTTTTCCAGCACCTGCAACTGCGGCGCCTGGAGTCCCGGAGGACGCTGCCCCCACCTGGTCGCCTCTCTCGCCACGCTGAAAAAGGCGCTGGCGCCGGCCTCCTTCCCCATGCTGCAGCTCCCGCAGGACTATCTGGAGCAGATCCGCAACCAGCTTTTGGTCGTCCCTGCGCCGATAAGCGACGACCTGCGTTATCCCCAATCGGGTGAGGCGCGCTACGCGCTGGTCCTCGACCTGGAACTCGGATCCCCCCGGCTGCGCCTGACCCAGGACCTCGCTCCCGCGGCGCTTTTCGATGCCGCGCTTCCTCCCTCCATCCGCGAGTTTTTGAGGCTCATGCAATCCTCCGCCTTGCGCGGCCGCTGCATCGAAGAGTTCCTCACCCGCTTTCGTGGCAGGTTCCCCGTCCTTTTCGACTCCCCAGAAGGGATGGTCCCGCTCAGGTACGACCCCTCAACCCAGCGGGCCCTCTTGCTGCAGCTGGACCTCGACGGGGAGGAGCTCGCGGCGAGCCTGTCGCTTGAGGATGGTTCCGCGCCAGATCCCGGCTCCTTTGTCCACGAGGGGTACTACTTCGACCTTGGCCGCCGGCTGGTGCAGCGGGTGGACGATGCGGGTCTTGTTTTCTACCGGTCGCTTTACGCGCGGGTCGAATCGGCTTCGGGTGGTGCGCCTTGCCGCGATGACAAGGGTTTCCGCTTCCCCGCCAGGCTCTTCAACCCGCTGCAGTTCGACCTGGGCGAGCCGCGGCAGGGGAAGGGGGGCGTCGCTTTTTCTGTTGCCGGTACCCCGGTGATTCCGAGGCTGGTCCAACCGCGCTACCGCCTTGACATCCGCGAGCTCGCCGAGCAGGCGCCGATCGCTGCCGAGGGGGTTGCCGACGGGCTGGTCTTCGGTCTGGCGCCCGTTGCCTTCAGGTTTTTCAGCGCCCAGGGGCGCGCCAGCCTCCCGCAGACGCTCAAGGCGAAGAAACGTGTTATCTCAGTGATCAAGGCCTGTTTCAATGCCCTTTCTGCCGGGAGTCCCGCTGAACGCGAGAGGGTGGTCCGGCAGGCGCTGGACACCCCTGAGTTCTTCAAGCGCGGCGTCCGCTCCGAGGCGCGCTCCGCCGTTTCCTCCTTTTGCGAGGCGGCGCTCACCCAGGGTGTGATGCTGCAACTGTCGCAGCAGGGGGAATGGCTGGCGGTTGAGGTGGAGGGGAGACTGCAGGCCAGGCTGTTGCAGATCGCCTGCGACTTCTTCGGCTGCGAGATCTTCTGGCAGGCCGAGCACCCCGGGGAAATGACGCTGGAGCGAAAAGAGCTGATCAAGGGCCTTTCCCGCTTCTGCGACGCTCTGGCCGGGGAGGGGTTCTCGCTTTCCATCGGGGGGGAGGAGCTGCAGACCGTTTCCTGGTCTTTCACGCTGGACGCGACCCGCTCCACCATCGACTGGTTCGAACTGCGCCCTGAGATCAGCTGCGACGGCGAGACGGTGGACGATGCAGAACTGGTCCGCGCCCTCCAGGGGGGCGGGATATTCAGGCGCGGCAACCAGATGCTGATACTGGACGAGTTGAGCAGCAGCACCCTCTCCCTCTTCGGCGCCGCGACCAAACGTGAGGTGGTCCGCGTGCCGCGCCTGCAGATCCTTGACTGGATCACGCTCAGGCGCAGCGGGGTGCGGGTGCTCCTGTCTGCCGAGGACGAACGGATCTTCGAGAGCCTGAACCGCTTCGAGAGCGTCCCCAGGCGCCCGGCTCCGGCGAGGCTCCTGGCGACGCTCAGGAACTACCAGCTGGAAGGGTACAGCTGGCTCGCCTTTCTCTACGAGCACCGTTTCGGAGCCTGCCTAGCCGACGACATGGGGCTCGGAAAGACCATCCAGGCCATCGCCCTTCTGGCCGGGATCGCCGAGGGGGAGATCCCCTGCGAGCTTGCGCAAGGGACGCCGCACCTGGTGGTGGTCCCGCCGACCCTCATCTTCAACTGGGAGAGCGAGCTTATGCGCTTTTACCCAGCTTTGAAAGTCGGGGTCTACCGCGGGCAGGGGCGCAGCGCCGACTTCTCCGGCTTGGACCTTGTGCTCACCAGCTACGGCGTGGTGCAGCGCGACATCGAGCAGCTTAAGGAGATCCCGTTCAACGTCATCGTCTTCGACGAGGCGCAGTCGGTTAAGAACATCCACGCGGAGACTACCGGCGCCGTGCGCAGGTTGACCGGGAGGTTCAAGCTCACCCTCACCGGGACACCGGTTGAGAACCACCTGGGGGAGTACTTCTCGGTCATGGACCTGGCGCTTCCAGGGCTTTTGGGCCCCTACGAGCAGTTCCGCAAGGAGATGGGGCGGGAGGGGGGCGAGTTCATGGAGAAGCTCGTCCGGCGCACCCACCCCTTCATCCTGAGAAGGTCTAAGGACATGATCGCGGACGAGCTCCCCCCGAAGGTCGAGACCGACATCTACCTGGAGATGAGCCCGAGGCAGAAGGCGCTCTACGCCCGCACCGTGGCCCAGGTGCGGGAAACTGTGGCGCAGGCCTACAGTTCGCGAAGCCCCGGGCAGGCCCGAATCATCGCCCTGACCGCCATCTTGAAGCTGCGCCAGATCTGCCTGAGCTCCAAGCTCATCCTGCCGCAGGCCGCAGACCGCTCCCCGAAGATCGACTTCCTGGTGGACCAGCTGCAGGAGCTCTTCGCCGAGGGGCACAGCGTCCTGGTCTTCTCGCAGTTCACCTCGTTTCTGGACATCGTGGAGCAGGGGCTTTCCCAGCACGGCATCGGCTTTTCCAGGCTCGACGGCTCGACCCCGGTCGCGCGCAGGAAGGATATGGTGCAGAGGTTCCAGGAGTCGCCCGAGCCGGGGGTATTCCTGTTGAGCCTCAAGGCGGGGGGGCGCGGCCTGAACCTCACCCGCGCCTCCTACGTCTTCCACCTGGACCCCTGGTGGAACCCTGCCGTCGAGAGCCAGGCCTCCGACCGCGCGCACCGGATCGGGCAGCAGCGTCAGGTCACCATCACAAGGCTCCTGATGCGGCACAGCATCGAGGAGAAGATGATGGAGCTCAAAAAGCGGAAATTGAAACTGTACCGGGCGCTTTTGGAAGAGGCCGAGCACGAGGGGGGCAACGCCATCAGCCGCGAGGATTTCGAATACCTGCTGGGGTAG
- the nudC gene encoding NAD(+) diphosphatase yields MSYPDTVNLPFNAEIIKSRFTQIKPNGDAYAGPGHLVLLQGENLVLDGEALYRGELPAELAADGAPLLFGTWDGEPVRVYTLPKSQVLPEGLRAAHWTALPDDLATLYGLARQILYWEKLSRHCSRCGSGEMERILPTWGKRCAGCGHEHYPHIHPCIIVLVQRGDEFLLVRKPEWVAGRFSLVAGFVDFGESLEECVVREVKEETGLTVGDIRYIGSQNWPFPSQLMAGFVASYRSGEIDVDGDELEDAGWFSRERMPDSLPAPRSIARFIIDRFALGKGA; encoded by the coding sequence ATGTCTTACCCCGATACGGTCAACCTTCCCTTCAACGCTGAGATCATCAAATCGCGCTTCACACAGATAAAGCCCAACGGCGACGCCTATGCCGGCCCTGGCCACCTGGTGCTGCTCCAGGGGGAGAACCTGGTGCTGGACGGCGAAGCTCTCTACCGCGGCGAGCTTCCGGCAGAGCTTGCCGCCGACGGGGCGCCGCTTCTCTTCGGAACCTGGGACGGCGAGCCGGTCCGGGTCTACACCCTGCCCAAGTCGCAGGTTCTTCCTGAGGGGCTGCGCGCGGCGCACTGGACCGCGCTTCCTGACGACCTCGCCACGCTCTACGGGCTCGCCCGCCAGATCCTCTACTGGGAAAAGCTAAGCCGCCACTGCTCGCGTTGCGGAAGCGGCGAGATGGAGCGCATCCTCCCCACCTGGGGCAAGCGCTGCGCCGGCTGCGGCCACGAGCACTATCCCCATATCCACCCCTGCATCATCGTCCTGGTCCAGCGCGGCGACGAGTTCCTACTGGTGCGCAAGCCCGAGTGGGTCGCCGGGCGCTTCAGCCTCGTTGCCGGCTTCGTCGACTTCGGCGAGTCCCTCGAGGAGTGCGTGGTCAGGGAGGTCAAGGAGGAAACCGGCTTGACCGTAGGGGACATCCGCTACATCGGCAGCCAGAACTGGCCTTTCCCCAGCCAGCTTATGGCGGGCTTCGTGGCGAGCTACCGCTCGGGCGAGATCGACGTGGACGGGGACGAACTGGAGGACGCGGGCTGGTTCAGCCGCGAACGCATGCCCGACTCCCTCCCGGCTCCCCGCAGCATAGCGCGCTTCATCATCGACCGCTTTGCGTTAGGAAAGGGTGCTTAA
- a CDS encoding agmatine deiminase family protein gives MEQVRRLPAEWEPQDGVLLAWPHENSDWAPYLDAVEPVFAQIVTAISRFETAVVAAADPDLVREKLAACGANLEKVRINQVDTNDTWARDFGPITVEEDGAPRLLNFGFNGWGLKFPSDLDNRINKRLQALGVWGAPLDTVGLILEGGSIESDGEGTILSTEECLMNDNRNPHLTRIELEEELHGLFGSDRFLWLANGYLAGDDTDSHVDTLARLCPENTIAYIRCDDPEDEHYQALAAMEQEILSFRTRDGRPYRAIPLPWPAARFDEDGERLPATYANFLVINGAVLVPTYQDRYDAAALAAIGEAFPGREIVGIDCLPLILQHGSLHCVTMQLPKGTLKR, from the coding sequence TTGGAACAAGTAAGAAGATTGCCGGCAGAATGGGAACCGCAGGACGGGGTGCTCCTCGCCTGGCCGCACGAAAACAGCGACTGGGCGCCGTACCTCGACGCGGTGGAGCCGGTTTTCGCACAGATAGTGACCGCGATCAGCCGTTTCGAGACCGCCGTCGTGGCGGCCGCCGATCCGGACCTGGTACGCGAGAAGCTCGCCGCCTGCGGCGCGAACCTGGAGAAGGTCAGAATCAACCAGGTCGACACCAACGACACCTGGGCCCGCGACTTCGGCCCCATCACGGTCGAGGAAGACGGCGCACCGAGGCTCCTCAATTTCGGCTTCAATGGCTGGGGTCTCAAGTTCCCCTCGGACCTGGACAACAGGATCAACAAGCGGCTCCAGGCCCTGGGGGTATGGGGCGCACCGCTCGACACGGTGGGACTCATCCTCGAAGGGGGGAGCATCGAGAGCGACGGGGAAGGCACCATCCTAAGCACCGAAGAGTGCCTGATGAACGACAACCGCAACCCGCACCTGACCCGGATCGAGCTGGAGGAGGAACTGCACGGGCTCTTCGGTAGCGACCGCTTCCTGTGGCTTGCCAACGGCTACCTTGCCGGCGACGACACCGACTCGCACGTGGACACGCTGGCCCGGCTCTGCCCGGAGAACACCATCGCCTACATCCGCTGCGATGACCCCGAAGACGAGCACTACCAGGCGCTCGCAGCGATGGAGCAGGAGATCCTCTCCTTCCGGACCCGCGACGGCCGCCCCTACCGCGCCATCCCCCTCCCCTGGCCCGCCGCCAGGTTCGACGAGGACGGGGAGCGCCTGCCTGCTACCTACGCCAACTTCCTGGTGATAAACGGCGCGGTCTTGGTGCCGACCTACCAGGACCGATACGACGCCGCCGCACTTGCCGCCATAGGTGAAGCTTTCCCGGGGCGCGAGATCGTCGGCATCGACTGTCTGCCGCTCATCCTGCAGCACGGCTCGCTGCACTGCGTCACCATGCAGCTCCCCAAGGGAACCCTGAAAAGATAG
- a CDS encoding carbon-nitrogen hydrolase, whose translation MQKLKVALVQQALRPDREKMIAATSASIREAAAKGAKLVLLQELHTGSYFCQTEDTACFDLAESIPGPSTEHFGALARELGVVIVTSLFEKRAPGLYHNTAVVIEKDGSIAGKYRKMHIPDDPAFYEKFYFTPGDLGFEPIQTSVGKLGVLVCWDQWYPEAARLMALAGADLLIYPTAIGWDPRDEEAEQKRQLDAWVTIQRSHAVANGIPVVSVNRVGFEEDPSGAGAGIKFWGSSFAAGPQGELLVRGGEEEELLVVELDLRRSEDVRRIWPFLRDRRIDAYQDLVKRYRD comes from the coding sequence ATGCAAAAACTGAAAGTCGCGCTGGTCCAGCAGGCGCTCCGCCCAGACCGCGAGAAGATGATAGCCGCAACCTCCGCCTCGATCCGCGAGGCCGCAGCCAAGGGGGCCAAACTGGTCCTTTTGCAGGAGCTCCACACCGGCAGTTACTTCTGCCAGACCGAGGATACCGCCTGCTTCGACCTCGCCGAGTCGATCCCCGGCCCCTCCACCGAGCATTTCGGGGCACTGGCCCGCGAGCTCGGCGTGGTGATCGTCACCTCACTCTTCGAGAAACGGGCCCCCGGCCTCTACCACAACACCGCGGTGGTGATCGAGAAGGACGGGAGCATCGCCGGGAAGTACCGCAAGATGCACATCCCCGACGACCCTGCGTTCTACGAGAAGTTCTACTTCACCCCCGGCGATCTCGGCTTCGAACCGATCCAGACCTCGGTGGGGAAACTCGGCGTCCTGGTCTGCTGGGACCAGTGGTACCCCGAAGCGGCGAGGCTCATGGCTTTAGCCGGGGCGGATCTCCTCATCTACCCCACCGCCATCGGCTGGGACCCCAGGGACGAAGAGGCCGAGCAAAAAAGGCAGCTCGACGCCTGGGTCACCATCCAGCGCTCCCATGCCGTCGCCAACGGCATCCCCGTTGTGAGCGTGAACCGGGTCGGTTTCGAGGAGGATCCAAGCGGCGCCGGCGCCGGGATCAAGTTCTGGGGCTCCAGCTTCGCCGCAGGCCCCCAAGGGGAACTCCTTGTGCGGGGAGGAGAAGAGGAAGAGCTTCTGGTCGTAGAACTGGACCTGCGCCGCAGCGAGGACGTGCGCCGCATCTGGCCCTTCCTGCGCGACAGGAGGATCGACGCCTATCAGGATCTGGTCAAGCGCTACCGGGATTAA